Proteins co-encoded in one Strix uralensis isolate ZFMK-TIS-50842 chromosome 2, bStrUra1, whole genome shotgun sequence genomic window:
- the CHAMP1 gene encoding chromosome alignment-maintaining phosphoprotein 1, with protein sequence MDMLQILRKTTERLECDHCSFRGTDYENIQIHMGTIHPEYCDEMDAAGLGKLIFYQKSAKLFHCHKCFFTSKMYCNVYYHITAQHATPEKWNEKRKEQVEGDSDSSKKSVTLELQKPTLSPESCKPALSPELPKSEPVVSPKLQKSSVSPEPQKLAQATSSEPEKSAQATSPDPEKSAQATSPDPEKLASAVSPDSEKPSPAVSPDPQKPSPAVSPDPQKPSPAVSPDPQKPAPAVSPEPRRHSPAVSPEPRRHSPAMSPEPRRHSPAVSPEPRRHSPGVSPEPRRYSPAVSPEPKKPTPAVSPEPRRYAPAGSPEPRRHSSQMRRPASASSPESRRPAPAVSPDSWRPGPTVSPEPWRSTPHEVQKSSTVSPWAPKPAMSVSVESRRSAPESRRPGPVVSPEPRRLVSDSWKSTSFSESQKSTLVSSEPWKPISSVYPEGWKPVLSPDTWKHSPPVSPELRKSSHTVSSDSWKPSFFPEVRKPGASVSPESWKLSESRKSMFFSETQKSTSAASSEVQKRAHFPEPRKRALFPESRKSNPNVSTDVQKRAVFSEPQNQVSTAVPTEGQKHALCSEVQKSALVSPEVQKHALFSEAQKLAPISPEVQEHTPFPESQKSSSPEIQKHGFFTESQKPTPSVSPETPKQAGFTDSQKSAVSPDVQKHAVFSEMQKPAAALSSDVQRHAETTVPSEIQKNILFSEPHKSAPGFSSEPQTPSESGESDFLSHSLDDQKPLDDLFSQDEQSILAKESPDDILYSCPKKKPRKENQENSDSELNSSECGKTEMDSMEIKEQESNSDQEQYDMESSDYGKESKIDATTPMQPQCVLQFTEEKEAFISEEEIAKYMKRGKGKYYCKICCCRAMKKGAVLHHLVNKHNVQSPYKCKICGKAFLLESLLKNHVAAHGQSLLKCPRCNFESNFPRGFKKHLTHCQSRHSDDTPKKHLDSLEPLEEQI encoded by the coding sequence ATGGACATGTTGCAGATACTACGCAAAACCACAGAGCGCTTAGAGTGTGATCACTGTAGCTTCAGAGGAACGGACTATGAAAACATACAAATTCATATGGGTACCATACACCCAGAGTATTGTGATGAAATGGATGCTGCTGGTTTGGGTAAACttatattttatcaaaaaagTGCAAAACTGTTTCACTGCCACAAATGTTTCTTTACCAGCAAGATGTACTGCAATGTGTATTATCACATCACAGCACAGCATGCAACACCTGAGAAGTGGAATGAAAAGCGGAAAGAACAGGTAGAAGGAGATTCAGATTCCTCCAAAAAAAGTGTCACGTTGGAGCTACAGAAACCTACCCTTTCCCCTGAGTCGTGCAAACCTGCCCTTTCTCCTGAACTCCCCAAATCTGAACCTGTTGTTTCCCCCAAGCTTCAGAAATCATCAGTGTCCCCAGAGCCCCAGAAGTTGGCTCAGGCAACTTCCTCAGAGCCAGAGAAGTCAGCCCAGGCCACATCCCCAGATCCAGAAAAGTCAGCCCAGGCCACATCTCCCGATCCAGAGAAGTTAGCTTCAGCTGTATCCCCAGATTCAGAGAAGCCGTCTCCTGCTGTGTCCCCCGACCCACAGAAGCCATCTCCTGCTGTGTCCCCCGACCCACAGAAGCCATCTCCTGCTGTGTCCCCTGACCCACAGAAGCCAGCTCCGGCTGTGTCTCCAGAGCCCCGTCGGCATTCCCCGGCTGTGTCGCCAGAGCCCCGTCGCCATTCCCCAGCAATGTCTCCAGAGCCCCGTCGCCATTCCCCCGCTGTATCGCCAGAGCCCCGTCGCCATTCTCCTGGTGTGTCTCCAGAGCCCCGCAGATACTCCCCAGCTGTGTCACCAGAGCCAAAGAAACCTACTCCGGCAGTATCCCCTGAACCACGAAGGTATGCCCCAGCTGGGTCTCCTGAGCCCCGGCGGCATTCTTCTCAAATGCGTAGGcctgcttctgcttcttctcctgaaaGCCGGAGGCCTGCTCCTGCAGTTTCGCCAGACTCATGGAGACCTGGTCCGACTGTTTCCCCCGAGCCCTGGAGATCTACACCTCACGAGGTTCAGAAGTCTTCCACAGTTTCTCCCTGGGCTCCAAAGCCTGCCATGTCAGTGTCCGTAGAATCCCGGAGGTCTGCACCTGAGTCCCGAAGGCCTGGCCCTGTTGTGTCACCAGAGCCTAGGAGGCTTGTTTCTGACTCGTGGAAATCTACGTCCTTTTCTGAATCCCAGAAGTCTACTCTTGTTTCTTCTGAGCCGTGGAAACCCATCTCATCTGTTTACCCTGAAGGCTGGAAACCTGTTCTGTCCCCTGACACATGGAAACATTCTCCCCCTGTTTCTCCTGAGCTTCGCAAGTCTAGTCACACAGTTTCCTCTGACTCTTGGAagccttctttctttcctgaggTCCGTAAGCCTGGTGCTTCGGTATCTCCCGAATCTTGGAAACTCTCTGAGTCCCGGaaatctatgtttttttctgaaactcagaaatccacctctgctgcttcttctgagGTTCAGAAACGAGCTCATTTCCCTGAACCTCGGAAAAGGGCTTTGTTCCCAGAGTCTCGTAAATCTAATCCTAATGTTTCTACTGATGTCCAGAAACGTGCTGTCTTTTCTGAGCCCCAAAATCAGGTGTCTACTGCTGTTCCTACTGAAGGCCAAAAACATGCCCTATGTTCTGAAGTCCAGAAATCAGCTCTTGtttctcctgaagtccagaaGCATGCCCTATTTTCTGAGGCCCAGAAACTTGCTCCAATTTCCCCTGAAGTTCAGGAGCATACTCCCTTTCCAGAATCTCAAAAATCTTCTTCTCCTGAAATTCAGAAACATGGCTTCTTCACTGAGTCCCAGAAACCTACTCCTTCTGTTTCTCCCGAGACCCCCAAACAAGCTGGTTTTACTGACTCCCAGAAATCTGCCGTTTCCCCTGATGTTCAAAAGcatgctgtattttctgaaatgcagaagccTGCTGCTGCTTTATCCTCTGATGTCCAGAGACATGCTGAAACTACTGTACCTTCTGAAATCCAGAAGAACATCCTGTTTTCCGAGCCTCACAAGTCTGCTCCAGGTTTTTCCTCTGAGCCCCAGACACCTAGTGAGTCTGGTGAGAGTGACTTTCTTTCTCACAGTTTAGATGATCAGAAACCACTGGATGATTTATTCTCACAGGATGAGCAATCAATATTAGCCAAAGAATCACCAGATGACATCTTATATTCATGCCCAAAAAAGAAGCCCAGGAAGGAAAACCAGGAGAACTCAGATTCTGAACTAAATAGCAGTGAGTGTGGAAAGACAGAGATGGACTCGATGGAGATAAAGGAGCAAGAATCCAACAGTGACCAAGAGCAGTATGATATGGAGTCATCTGATTATGGCAAAGAGAGCAAAATAGATGCAACTACTCCCATGCAGCCACAGTGTGTGCTGCAGTTTACCGAAGAGAAAGAGGCTTTCATCTCTGaagaagaaatagcaaaataCATGAAGCGTGGCAAGGGAAAGTATTATTGCAAAATTTGTTGCTGTCGTGCGATGAAAAAAGGTGCCGTCTTGCACCATTTAGTTAACAAGCATAATGTTCAAAGCccatacaaatgcaaaatatgtgGCAAAGCTTTTCTCTTGGAGTCTCTTCTTAAAAACCATGTTGCTGCTCATGGTCAAAGTTTGTTGAAGTGTCCACGTTGTAATTTTGAATCAAATTTTCCCCGAGGCTTTAAGAAACATTTAACCCATTGCCAAAGCCGTCATAGTGATGATACACCTAAAAAACACTTGGACAGTCTTGAACCACTTGAAGAACAAATTTAA
- the UPF3A gene encoding regulator of nonsense transcripts 3A isoform X5 yields the protein MIILSFALLIPGLEYPAVVEFAPFQKISKKKLKKKDAKAGSIEDDPEYRKFLESYCADEEKICANPEILLGEIEAKTRELIARRTTPLLEYIKNRKLEKQRIREEKREERRRRELEKKRLREEEKRKRREEERRKRKEVEKQKKISEKEIRIKLLKKPEKGDELSSEKHKEKGEEADIEENKWDKSPGSGSIKSKSLEASLKELKEKSQNDSDKEQRDLERRFREKEPERQRYRLDDGRKHRAHYEFDKFVRRNEEELKWGKGYNQDRGKKGNYSYSFTVEAVDKLGKEDKCDDMASKKERIRNKDRPAMQLYQPGARIRTHTGSTSKSYDCSGKSFEDALDKKYEADNSAGGGSEKSEEAE from the exons GTTTGGAGTATCCTGCAGTGGTTGAATTTGCTCCATTCCAGAAGATTTCaaaaaagaagctgaagaagaaaGATGCCAAAGCCGGGAGCATTGAAGATG atCCAGAATATAGGAAATTTTTAGAAAGTTATTGTGCTGATGAAGAGAAAATCTGTGCCAATCCTGAGATTCTTTTGGGAGAGATTGAGGCCAAAACAAGGGAACTCATTG CTAGAAGAACAACACCCCTTttggaatatattaaaaatagaaaattagaaaAGCAG AGAATAcgagaagaaaaaagagaagaacgAAGGCGGCGAGAATTGGAGAAGAAACGTCTGcgggaggaagagaaaaggaagcgcagagaagaagaaagacgtaaaagaaaagaagtggagaagcaaaagaaaatttctgaaaaagaaataaggatCAAG CTTCTCAAGAAGCCTGAAAAAGGAGATGAACTGTCCAgtgaaaagcacaaagaaaaaggtgaagaagcTGACATTGAGGAAAACAAATGGGATAAATCACCTGGATCTGGGAGTATAAAATCCAAATCTTTGGAGGCTTCACTAAAAGAACTTAAGGAAAA GTCACAAAATGATAGTGACAAAGAGCAAAGAGATTTGGAGAGAAGATTTCGAGAAAAAGAACCTGAAAGACAAAGGTATCGATTGGATGATGGCAGAAAGCATAGAGCTCACTATGAGTTTGACAAGTTTGTGAGAAGGAATGAAGAAGAGCTGAAATGGGGGAAAGGATACAAccaagacagaggaaagaaagggaacTACAGCTACAGCTTCACTGTGGAGGCAGTAGACAAACTGGGTAAAGAGGACAAGTGTGATGACATGGCATCCAAAAAGGAGCGCATAAGAAATAAG GATCGCCCAGCCATGCAGTTATACCAGCCAGGAGCTCGCATTCGAACACATACGGGATCTACAAGTAAAAGCTATGACTGCAGTGGGAAATCCTTTGAAGATGCTCTTGATAAAAAGTATGAGGCAGATAATTCAGCTGGAGGTGGTTCTGAGAAGAGCGAAGAAGCAGAATAA